The genomic DNA ATGGAATTTTATCCGAGTTAATTGGGAAGTATACAGCAAGCGTTGTCATTCACCTCGTCGGTTTAATTGCAGTTATCTTCATTTTAATCTTAAACAAACATAGAATTCATTTCGATAAAGGTATTCCGATTTTTTTATATAGCGCTGGAGCGATTGGAGTATTCACTGTTCTTTTTAATAATATAAGTTTCTCCGTCCTCGGTGCCTCTATTACGATCGCATTAAGTTTACTCGGTCAATCTATTGCTTCCATCGTTATTGATCATTTCGGCTTATTAGGAATGAAAGTTGCAAAGTTTGAAAAGAAAAAACTAGTTGGATTAGCATTCATCTCTTCTGGGATTATTATCATGACAATTTATTAATGGGGGCAAAAATATGTTATATATTACGATCGCTATTTTAGCTGGTGTTTCTATCGTCGTTGCTAGAATTATTAACGCGAATTTAGCAAAGGAAATTGGAAACTGGGAAGGCACGTTTTTCAATTATATTACTGGATTATTTTTCTCTATGTTATTTTTAATTTTCAGTTCAGATTCATTGTATATCCCTATTCATACGTTGCAATCTATTCCTATCGCCGTGTACTTAGGCGGATTAGTAGGCGTTATCGTTATTTCATTATCCAACTATATTACTCCTAAAATATCAGCCTTTTATTTAACATTACTCATCTTTATCGGACAATTATTTGCGGGGACTATTATTGATTTCTTCCTGACAAATGAACTCTCTATCGGTAAAGTTATCGGTGGCATTTTCGTATTAATTGGGCTCACTTACAATTTACTCATAGATCGCCCGATAAAAACTGTGAAGCATAACCAAGTTCAACTATAATACTTTACGCTTACCTATCATATATTAATAGAAAAGCTCTTCACACAAAGTAATAGAGAGGAGAAAATCCTATTAAAAAAATTATTTTATTGTTAGGTAGCGTATTAATTATTTCTGGAATTGTATGGTTTGTAAACTCGGGAAAATCTATTCAAGATCTGTATACTGCAAATAAGCCGAAAAAGAAAGCTACTATTATTTCAAGCTCCCGAGATCCAAATGAGCCTCCTGTTTTTTTAGGAAAACAGGAAATAAAAGATATACATGTCGAATCAATTAAAACAAAAAAGGATATCTTTCTCACAAAAACAGATGAGTTAAAAACGTTTATTAACAGTATGAATACCGCAAAAAAAGGCAAATTAACATTGGATGAGGAAGGATCAGATTTAATAGATTGTGATATGTGGATTACTTTCGAAGATGGAACTTATAAAAAATATTTCATATGGGTAGTTGATCATCACAACAGCGAAGTGATGATTGCTCAGCAAGATACTCCTGATGATGTAAACCTTACGTACTATCAGTTAAACGAAGATAGTTCAAAAAAAGTTTATAATTTATTTAAAAAAATTATTTAAACGAAAAAGTCATGAGCACGCGAGCTCATGACTTTTTGCACTATATATACTCCGGGAACACTTTACATCCCTTTTCCTGCTCTATATCATGACCAAAGAAAATAATTGGTTTCTCTTTCGCCACAACTTCTTTTAAACGTTTAATTGAAGATAAAGCTAATTCTGAATCAAATCCTGCAAACGGCACTTCATCTTCAAAATTCTCTTTCGTATAAGATGCATCAATCGTTAATAATATCGGACCGGATTTTTCTGTCTCAATTAACAGTGACTGATGCCCTGGCGAATGTCCTGGTGTATACAATAACCGAACACCAGGTACCACTTCATAATCCCCTTCAATAATTTTGTAGTTCAAATGCGGCAATATACACTCTTTCAAATATTCTTCTCTATATTGCGCCGCCTCATATTCAGCACGCTGTATAATGATTGGCGTATTCGAAAAAGCACCATTTCCTCCCGCATGATCAAAATGCAAATGTGAACTAATAATATATAGGAGATCATCTGGCTCATACCCTGCACGCTTTAAAATAGTTATGATTCTATCTTCTTCAGTCATTTTCGGTAAAATCTGTCCTTCAACAAATGTACCGTTAAAAAGACCTTCATTATTAACCGCAATTTCTGGCATACCTGTATCTACTAAAATAGGCCCTTCTTCCGTCTCCAAAAGATAACACCATACAGGTAAGTTCAATAAATTTCCCGGTGTGAGCGTACTATTAACAGAAGAATGGTCTAACATACAACGACCTGCTGGGATGAAATAAAGCTTTTTTACTGTCATTATGTATCCACCTTTACATTTAATTTAAGATAAAGTAACACAATAAAAAATTCTGCTTTTTAGAAATAAACTCCTTCCACACTTTCATACCAGCATAAATAAAAAAGAGTGTACTTTTTTTACATAATGGCATTTCACCATCTATAATAAAAGAGTAAATGACTCTTACTTTAATGGAGGGAATAGAAATGAAAGCAATTGGTTTACATGAATACTTACCTATTGAAGAAGAAAACAGTTTAATTAATATTGAAGTTGAAAGACCTGTTGCTACAGGAAGAGATATACTCGTTAAAATTAACGCAATTTCCGTTAATCCAGTTGATACAAAAGTTCGCTCTCCGAAAGATAAAAAAGAAGATATAGCAAAAATACTCGGCTGGGATGCGAGTGGTATTGTCGTACAAACGGGCGAAGGTTGTACGTTATTTAAAGAAGGCGACGAAGTGTTTTACGCTGGAAGCATTACGAGACAAGGTACATATAGTGAATATCATTTAGTTGATGAAAGAATCGTTGGTAAGAAACCAAAAACGTTAAATGATGCTGAATCTGCCGCAATTCCTTTAACAGCGATTACAGCTTGGGAAGGTTTATTTGAACGTTTAGGCATTGATCATACTAAAAAAGATACGAACTCATTTAAAAACATTTTAATTATCGGCGGAGCTGGTGGTGTCGGTTCAATTGCAATTCAACTGGCGAAATGGGCTGGACTAAATGTAATTGCAACTGCTTCCCGCGGCGAAACGATAGACTGGGTTAAAAAGCTTGGAGCTGACCATACAATTGACCATCATGCCCCTTTAAAAGAGCAATTACAAAGCCTTGGATTCAGCGATGTAGATTATATTTTCTGCTTAAACAATACAGATCAACATTGGCAAGCAATATGTGACCTTATTAAACCACAAGGCAAAATTTGCTCTATCGTAGAAAATGAACACCCTCTTGAAATGGGTATTTTAAAAAGTAAAAGTGCTACACTCGTTTGGGAGTTTATGTTTACAAAAGCAATGTATGAAACTGGCGATATGATTACGCAGCACGAACTATTAAATAAAGTAAGCGAACTACTAGATGAAGGCATTTTAAAGACTACCTTAAATGAAACATTAACACCGATTAACGCTGAAAACTTAAAGAAGGCACATGCACTACTTGAAAGTGGACGTACCATCGGGAAAATCGTATTAGAGAAATTTTAATCATGATAGTGACAGATAGTATGTGAAATTATATTAACGATTTTTCAAATATATCTATCATAACGTACAATATATCAACGATTTTTCAAATATATCTATCACAAATCAAATTATATCAACAATAAGAAAAGGCTGTTCCAGATGAACAGCCTTTTCTTTATTTACTTGAAATCTCTTTATTGTTTTGAACGTCTAACGGAGCTCGCTTCCCTATTCCAAAAGCATAGAAACTAATTGTAACGATAGCTAAGAAAATAATACCTACAACTAGTGAAATACGAGTATCATCGTTAAACCACATTCCGATTAATACCATAATTAAAAAGGCAATCGTTAAATAGTTTGTTACAGGAGCAAATGGCATTTTGAACGGATGATCTTTCATCTCTGCTCCCTTTTCTTTTCTAAAACGAATTTGACTAATTAAAATGACGAACCATGGTACCATACCAGGAAGTACGCTCGCACTATATACATATACGAATAAGTTTTTCGGTGCAATATAGCTTAATACAACACCAACCGCTAAACCGATAATTACGCCAACTGTACCAAATAAAGGTACACCATTTCCAGAGAGTTTTGTGAAATATTTTGGTGCTTGTCCATTTATCCCTAACGTATAAAGCATACGTCCAGCACTATAAATACCACTATTACAACCAGACATTGCCGCTGTAATTACAACGAAGTTAATAAGTCCAGCTGCTGCCGTAATACCAACTTTCGCAAAAGTCGCTACGAACGGGCTACCAATTGTACTTAATTGATCCCACGGATACACAGTTACAATAACGAAAATAGCACCAATATAGAATATTAAAATACGCCAAATTGTACTTTGAATTGCTCTTGTAAGTGTCTTCTTCGGATTTTTCGCTTCACCAGCAGTAATCCCGATTAATTCCACACCTTGATATGCTCCAACTACAAGTGATAATGCAAAGAAGAATCCTGAAAAACCACCTGTAAAGAAACCGCCATTTGACCAAAGATTAGATATACCAATCGCTTCTCCACCGTTACCAATTCCGAAGAAAATAAGACCAAATCCCGCAATAATCATTAATAGAATCGTAACAATTTTAATCATCGCGAACCAAAATTCAAATTCACCAAATGACTTAACAGAAATTAAGTTAGCTGCACCAAGAATGACCATGGCAATTATACCTGGTATCCAAGCTGGTAAATCCGGGAACCAATATTGCATATACGCTCCAACCGCGATAATTTCTGACATCCCAACGATAACCCACTGGAACCAGTTACTCCACGCTGTCATATAACCAGCTAGCGGATGAATATACTTATGACCGAATGTCGCAAATGAGCCTGTACTTGGCTCCATATACAACATTTCTCCCATGGCACGCATAATGAAGAAGATAAAAATACCTGCAATTGCATAAGCAAGCATTACTGACGGACCTGTCCATTTAATTGTGCTGGCTGACCCCATAAACAAACCAACACCAATCGTTCCGCCTAAAGCAATCATTTGAATATGACGTGCTTCTAAACCTCTTTTCAATTCTTTGTTTGCCACTTCACTTCCCCCTCTTAGATGATTCATAGCCGCATTTTAAAACAAGATGCTTTCCCCTAATTCCTTTCGGCCCTGAAAATGATGAAGCAAACGTCATTTTACACTAGCTTTAAAGCTATCCTAAAATCGTTTTGTGCTCCTAATAAAATTCTCAAAACCTTCATCTTCCAATATTCTATAAATCTTAAAATTACTTACCTTATATTAATTCATTAATCTGAAAAATTCAATTATTTTTTCAATAAATTATTATACATAAGCCTGCTTAATTTTTAACTAAATTAACAATAAAATACATCTATTCAATATGATTCCGGTATGAATATTATTACAATATAAATAACCAAGGATGGCATTTCTTCCTCGGTTTCACATCTCATGTACTTCAATCTTCATAGTTGATAACGTGATTTCCCAAACGTTAGATTCATATACCAATCAGAAATTTAATATATTAATAAATTACTAACTTCTTTAGTCCAGTCCAATTTTGAGGCATAAAATATAAAAGAGTCTCATTTTTAATGAGACCCTTTTACCATTTCATATTTAAATTGCTTTTGAAGTTTGTTTACCTAAAATAAACACTTTAGTAAACACCATCATAATAACTACAATAACCAGAAAATAAAGTGGCATCACCAGTAACGAGCCTGTATGCAGCTGACTCATTCCCAAAATTGTCACCGTTACAATTATATAGTACCCTAAGCTAAACAATGCACCAGCTGTACCAATAACATCTTGAAAATCTACTAATGCTAAACTTAAACAATTAGGTAACGCTACTCCAATTCCTAATAGCAATATAAACATCGCTACTAAAAATCCAATCATATATATTATATTTGGATTTGATCCAACTGAAGTAATAATAGATAAAACGACTGCTCCACCTGTCATTACAAGACAACCGATATATATAATTTTCTCTGGCTTATAAGTAACCAGTAAACGTTTTGAAACTTTCGCTCCAACAATAGAAGCAGACGCAACAACAATTCCTAAAAATCCATACGTACTGGGTGATAACTGAAAGTATTCGATAAAGATAAACGGTGCTTCTGCATAATAGCTAAATAAAACACCATTTGCTCCTCCAATTAATAGCCCATATGTTACTACTTTCGGATTTGTAATTAATCTTTTCAATACTGAAAAGACATTTATTTTATTTGTCACTGAGTCTGTTTTTGTTTCTGGAAGAGAAACAAACGTATACAGAAAAATCCCGACACTCATAACAACTAAACTTAAAAATACTATTTTAAATCCAAACATTTGATCAAGAAAGCCCCCAACTAGCGGGCCTATCGCTGGTGTAAAAGCAATGACTGCCGAAATTTGAGCAAACATAACATGGCGTTTATGCCCATCTACACTTTCCCGAAGAATCGTTTGTGTAACCACGGATCCTGCACTTGCTCCAAACGCTTGAATAAAACGACTTAGCAATAAAACTTCAATGGAATTTGCAATAAAGCACAAGAAACTCCCAACGCCATATACGACAATTCCAAGTAACATCGCCCGGCGACGACCAATTATATCTGATAACCAGCCAATAAAAAATACACCTAACGCAAATCCAGCAAAATACACACTAAGTGTTAACTGCACCTCATTATTACTTACCTGTAATGCCTTTGAAATGTCTGGTAAAGATGGTGTGTAAATCGTTTCACTAATTTGCGGAAATGCGACAAGAACAATCATTAACAAAAGTGATGGTACTGAGACTTTTTTCATTTTTCATACCCTCCTATAACTTTGAAAATCCCAGAAATAAAAAGACTTTCCTTAGCTACGGAACAGGAGGGGCCATTATAGAAATCCGGTCATAAAACAACAAAGAAAACACCTCAATTACGTATGTTAATACTTATAGGAGGGTAATATTAACATCGATTTTTAAATATACTTTTTCAATTATATTACATATTACTTTTATTTTTCTAGTATTAACTATATTAGTGAACAACTAATACACGCCATAGAAGATAACTACTTGATATAACCACCTTATTATGGAATAATTAGAAATAGTTTGAATCTATAAACCTAATTATAAAATGATATACTCATATATTCCTAATGTCATAAAGCTGAACAAGTAGGAGGACTTTCGTAATGATTGAAATTTTAAGGACAGTAGTAAACTTTCTAATTTCTCTATTCTCAGGAGAATTACCATTTGTATATTATGTATGGATTATTACCCTATTCCTAATTCAAATAACCCAATCTACTCTAAACTATAAACTCTTTAACAAGAAAGACAATTTCAGCACTTATATATTGGAAGGATTACTTGCTTTTATTATTTTATTGTTTGGAGGAATATTAGTATCTAAGTTACTTGCTTACATAATAGAAGACCCTACTATTAGTATGACGAATTTAACACATTATTTTGTTTCTCTTATCATATTAACTATATTTGTCGTAATAACCTGTGTTAAAGACTTTATAGAGACATCTATAAAGAATAAAAATATATCTCTTTTTAGCTTTTTAGTAATTTCCTTAATAACAAGTATACTTTCATTCAAGTTTTTATCACCTTTCATTGAAGGTTCTTTTTCTCTTTCTAAATCTTTTATAACTACTTTAATCATTCTAGTAACTGTATCCATTCCTCTATTAATTTCTTTAGAGGAAAAATATGCAGATGAAAAGGAAAAGGAAACGGAAAATTTATAGCTTCTCATTTATATAAAAGAAAGAGGGAGCTCCCCTCTTTCTTTTATATTGTTCTATTTCACAAGACTAAATCATTCCTTTTAATATCAATCCTAAAACTGACATTATTATCGTACTAATAATAATTCGCAAAATCCAAGTTGTGTTTGTACTTATTTTTTCTAATTGCTTATTGATTGTTGCTATGTCTTTCTCATTAATAGTGGTACGCGTTTCTAAATTTCGAATGTCTCGCATAATTTCTTTTTGCTCCGCCTTGAGACTGTCAATTTTAGCGTAAACATCTTCCATATATTCACACCCTCTGTTCATCTTAATAGAAAAATCTATATATATTATGAGACAACCCTCTTACCTGTGAATACATTCCGTATATCCGCGTACCAAATTATTTGTACATTTTAATTGAATTACTCACATGTTTCCATTCTTCTATTTATAAATTAGCGTTAAGATACGTTCAAATTAGAAAAAGTATCCCTTGTTTATTTAACAACAAACAATGTGCAATCCAACATTCGGGAGCACCTACGATAATTTCTATTATTTTCATATTTACAACTCAATATAATCAGTATGATTTTCTGAAGAATCCACTTTTTGAACTGCTTAAAGTATACTAATATGAATACGAAATAGCTGTATTGATAAACTCTCTAGAACAATAAATATACTGGCTGAAACGGATCTAAATCCGATATTTTTCCCAGTAACATTAATGGTTATTTCTGACAAATGCATTTGTATATCATTGTTTTCAAAAATTTCATCCTCAACCTTTACAATATCTGCTTCACAATCTACTTCTTTAAAAGTTTTCAATAATTTTGTTTCCAAAAAACTACAATCAAAGTTCTCATCTTTTATTACGGCAAATTTAACCTTCATATCCATTTCCCCATTTTTAAAAAACTAAAATCATTAAATCAATATAAATATATATTATTCTATTAAATAATTCAAAATATACGCTTCTCACATACATTATTAAAAATCAATTCTAAAGAATTAAATGCAAAAAGTAATTTAGTATTAGGCGTTCCACTAATCTTTGGTATAATTCGTCTTTTAATTATTTTGCTCATTGCGCTTTTTTATTTCCCTCCCTATTTCAACTGAACTTTGTGTAATAATGCATATTTCAAATACATTATTTCCTTGCACTCATACTTTTATCATTGAGTTTTTATTCACAAATTCGTAACACATATATATGAGTTATCATGCTAAAATTAGTTTATTCACAAGAAGAAGTTATTCTTAATAAATCAATAATTTTTAATACCCTGTTTAAAGCCTTGCCCCCCTGCAAGGCTTTTTCCTATTTAACTAGCATAGTATTTTTCGTTATGCATCTCTCCCCTTTGTTCCTTACCCTACAAATAATACTGAATGTTTATTTTAATTTTTCAGCATCGGCACTCGCTCTTTTCGAGAGCTCTTTACCAAATATTCAATCTAATGATAAAATTGACCAAATTAATATTTTCATCCATCACTGTATCAAAAAGTACAATAAAGTAAAACTTTAATCAGTGGGGGTTTTGTTCATCCCTCACTGATTATTAGCCCTCACCAATCGGGCTTTTACAATTAAGTAAACGCGAGCTTTTTCTTCTATCTACTTACTATTTAAGGTTAATAGTGATATAACCAGATTTTAAAATTCGACTTAAATTCATTGATGAATGGAGAGGTTTATATGAAATTGAAAGACAAAGTAGCAATCATAACTGGTGGAGCAAGTGGAATTGGCGAATCTACTGTTCGTCTTTTTATCGAAGAAGGTGCAAAAGTAGTTATTGCTGACTTTTCTGAACGTGGAAAAGAACTATCAGATGAATTGAATGCACATGGATATAATACGTTATTTATTAAAACTGATGTAACAAAAGAGGCAGATATTAAACAGCTAATTCATGAGACAGTAAGTACATACGGTAAATTAGATATTATGTATGCCAATGCCGGCGTTGCTGATGATGCACCGGCA from Bacillus cereus G9842 includes the following:
- a CDS encoding DMT family transporter; translated protein: MKYKGDITLYNFLSVFIGVLIAVMLPLNGILSELIGKYTASVVIHLVGLIAVIFILILNKHRIHFDKGIPIFLYSAGAIGVFTVLFNNISFSVLGASITIALSLLGQSIASIVIDHFGLLGMKVAKFEKKKLVGLAFISSGIIIMTIY
- a CDS encoding DMT family transporter gives rise to the protein MLYITIAILAGVSIVVARIINANLAKEIGNWEGTFFNYITGLFFSMLFLIFSSDSLYIPIHTLQSIPIAVYLGGLVGVIVISLSNYITPKISAFYLTLLIFIGQLFAGTIIDFFLTNELSIGKVIGGIFVLIGLTYNLLIDRPIKTVKHNQVQL
- the aiiA gene encoding quorum-quenching N-acyl homoserine lactonase AiiA, producing the protein MTVKKLYFIPAGRCMLDHSSVNSTLTPGNLLNLPVWCYLLETEEGPILVDTGMPEIAVNNEGLFNGTFVEGQILPKMTEEDRIITILKRAGYEPDDLLYIISSHLHFDHAGGNGAFSNTPIIIQRAEYEAAQYREEYLKECILPHLNYKIIEGDYEVVPGVRLLYTPGHSPGHQSLLIETEKSGPILLTIDASYTKENFEDEVPFAGFDSELALSSIKRLKEVVAKEKPIIFFGHDIEQEKGCKVFPEYI
- a CDS encoding zinc-binding alcohol dehydrogenase family protein, encoding MKAIGLHEYLPIEEENSLINIEVERPVATGRDILVKINAISVNPVDTKVRSPKDKKEDIAKILGWDASGIVVQTGEGCTLFKEGDEVFYAGSITRQGTYSEYHLVDERIVGKKPKTLNDAESAAIPLTAITAWEGLFERLGIDHTKKDTNSFKNILIIGGAGGVGSIAIQLAKWAGLNVIATASRGETIDWVKKLGADHTIDHHAPLKEQLQSLGFSDVDYIFCLNNTDQHWQAICDLIKPQGKICSIVENEHPLEMGILKSKSATLVWEFMFTKAMYETGDMITQHELLNKVSELLDEGILKTTLNETLTPINAENLKKAHALLESGRTIGKIVLEKF
- a CDS encoding amino acid permease — its product is MANKELKRGLEARHIQMIALGGTIGVGLFMGSASTIKWTGPSVMLAYAIAGIFIFFIMRAMGEMLYMEPSTGSFATFGHKYIHPLAGYMTAWSNWFQWVIVGMSEIIAVGAYMQYWFPDLPAWIPGIIAMVILGAANLISVKSFGEFEFWFAMIKIVTILLMIIAGFGLIFFGIGNGGEAIGISNLWSNGGFFTGGFSGFFFALSLVVGAYQGVELIGITAGEAKNPKKTLTRAIQSTIWRILIFYIGAIFVIVTVYPWDQLSTIGSPFVATFAKVGITAAAGLINFVVITAAMSGCNSGIYSAGRMLYTLGINGQAPKYFTKLSGNGVPLFGTVGVIIGLAVGVVLSYIAPKNLFVYVYSASVLPGMVPWFVILISQIRFRKEKGAEMKDHPFKMPFAPVTNYLTIAFLIMVLIGMWFNDDTRISLVVGIIFLAIVTISFYAFGIGKRAPLDVQNNKEISSK
- a CDS encoding multidrug effflux MFS transporter; its protein translation is MKKVSVPSLLLMIVLVAFPQISETIYTPSLPDISKALQVSNNEVQLTLSVYFAGFALGVFFIGWLSDIIGRRRAMLLGIVVYGVGSFLCFIANSIEVLLLSRFIQAFGASAGSVVTQTILRESVDGHKRHVMFAQISAVIAFTPAIGPLVGGFLDQMFGFKIVFLSLVVMSVGIFLYTFVSLPETKTDSVTNKINVFSVLKRLITNPKVVTYGLLIGGANGVLFSYYAEAPFIFIEYFQLSPSTYGFLGIVVASASIVGAKVSKRLLVTYKPEKIIYIGCLVMTGGAVVLSIITSVGSNPNIIYMIGFLVAMFILLLGIGVALPNCLSLALVDFQDVIGTAGALFSLGYYIIVTVTILGMSQLHTGSLLVMPLYFLVIVVIMMVFTKVFILGKQTSKAI
- a CDS encoding DUF5823 family protein, translated to MIEILRTVVNFLISLFSGELPFVYYVWIITLFLIQITQSTLNYKLFNKKDNFSTYILEGLLAFIILLFGGILVSKLLAYIIEDPTISMTNLTHYFVSLIILTIFVVITCVKDFIETSIKNKNISLFSFLVISLITSILSFKFLSPFIEGSFSLSKSFITTLIILVTVSIPLLISLEEKYADEKEKETENL
- a CDS encoding hemolysin XhlA family protein, which translates into the protein MEDVYAKIDSLKAEQKEIMRDIRNLETRTTINEKDIATINKQLEKISTNTTWILRIIISTIIMSVLGLILKGMI